In Canis lupus familiaris isolate Mischka breed German Shepherd chromosome 5, alternate assembly UU_Cfam_GSD_1.0, whole genome shotgun sequence, a genomic segment contains:
- the MFSD6L gene encoding major facilitator superfamily domain-containing protein 6-like, with product MSANPQWDISRALGVARLFHLVCGVRDACVTPFLTLYLRQLGLAAPWVGVLMGAKHLVAAFWAPSWAFLAKSYRKRRALLTGSLLGSAGASLLMALVPPPDEAPADPSCNASRGARPSALPPAAASIPRAVGAPGLRRAPAGGVHAPAGRPAGYTVGYAVGSVEGAGTAARVLPPVASGLRDTARAGAFKVGRTAPPLLAGGTAPGSPANLSAAKGDAGALGLSLEGLRWTFLLSLGSVVFWELLTAPLEQVADDSLYEYLDFVDATDRYGSLWIWRLLGLSAGVCGIAAAVGQLECFVATSGPRGVLHFYGYSVVSTVALLVSIAFPVPICRRQEPSYKTIKALSLVGGDPRLILLTFTVFLVGAATSAVQNFLFWHMKDHGSSELVMGFSVALGLLGEILLHPFKTTLLRKLSRMGTVGLGLGCLAAQLLYYSFLWSWWAALPAQILSAVSNGALWWAVKASVEDLATPRTERPLGAMFRGHIFGGGSSLGSFVGGFVVMYFSLAVLYRACCVLLLLWLALLLSIQSRLPQEQKINYSKLLVMEASDTSDSEQGTERDWLVKAMREEYSE from the coding sequence ATGAGCGCCAACCCGCAGTGGGACATCAGCAGGGCGCTGGGGGTGGCCAGGCTGTTCCACCTGGTGTGCGGGGTCCGGGACGCCTGCGTGACCCCGTTCCTGACCCTCTACCTGAGGCAGCTGGGCCTGGCCGCGCCCTGGGTGGGCGTCCTGATGGGGGCCAAGCACCTGGTCGCCGCCTTCTGGGCCCCCTCCTGGGCCTTCCTGGCCAAAAGCTACCGGAAAAGGAGGGCGCTTCTGACGGGCTCGCTGCTCGGCTCGGCGGGGGCCAGCCTGCTGATGGCGCTGGTGCCGCCGCCGGACGAGGCTCCCGCAGACCCTTCCTGCAACGCCAGCCGCGGCGCCCGCCCCAGCGCCCTGCCCCCCGCGGCCGCCTCGATCCCCCGGGCGGTGGGCGCCCCTGGCCTCAGGCGCGCACCTGCTGGAGGTGTCCACGCACCGGCCGGCCGTCCAGCCGGCTACACCGTGGGCTACGCCGTGGGCTCCGTGGAGGGAGCCGGGACCGCAGCCCGAGTTCTCCCTCCCGTGGCTTCAGGGCTGAGGGACACCGCTAGGGCAGGTGCTTTTAAGGTGGGCAGGACCGCACCCCCTCTGCTTGCTGGGGGCACAGCCCCGGGAAGTCCAGCCAACTTGTCAGCAGCCAAGGGGGACGCGGGGGCCCTGGGCCTCTCCTTGGAAGGGCTGCGGTGgaccttcctcctctccctggggtCCGTGGTGTTCTGGGAGCTGCTGACGGCCCCCCTGGAGCAGGTGGCCGACGACAGCCTCTACGAGTACCTGGATTTCGTGGATGCCACCGACCGCTACGGAAGCCTGTGGATCTGGAGGCTGCTGGGCCTGTCGGCAGGTGTGTGCGGCATCGCAGCCGCCGTGGGACAGCTGGAATGCTTCGTGGCGACAAGTGGCCCACGGGGCGTGTTGCACTTCTACGGCTACTCGGTGGTCAGCACCGTGGCTTTACTGGTGAGCATTGCCTTTCCTGTCCCCATCTGCAGGCGACAGGAGCCCAGCTACAAAACCATCAAGGCGCTGTCGCTGGTAGGAGGCGACCCCCGCCTCATTCTCCTCACCTTCACCGTGTTTCTCGTAGGAGCCGCCACCAGCGCGGTGCAGAACTTTCTCTTTTGGCACATGAAAGACCACGGGAGCAGCGAGCTGGTCATGGGCTTCTCGGTGGCCCTGGGCTTGCTGGGGGAAATCCTATTGCATCCGTTCAAAACGACGTTGCTTAGGAAACTGTCGAGGATGGGCACggtggggctgggcctgggctgccTGGCGGCCCAGCTGCTCTACTACTCGTTCCTCTGGAGCTGGTGGGCCGCCCTCCCGGCCCAGATCTTGAGCGCCGTCAGCAACGGGGCTCTGTGGTGGGCAGTCAAGGCCTCAGTGGAGGACCTGGCCACTCCCAGGACAGAGAGACCTCTGGGTGCCATGTTCCGAGGCCACATTTTCGGGGGCGGGTCCAGCCTGGGCAGCTTCGTGGGGGGCTTCGTGGTGATGTACTTCAGCCTGGCTGTGCTGTATCGGGCCTGCTGCGTGCTCCTGCTGCTCTGGCTGGCCTTGCTCCTATCCATCCAGTCCAGACTGCCCCAAGAGCAGAAAATAAACTACTCGAAACTGCTGGTCATGGAGGCCAGTGACACGAGCGACTCTGAGCAGGGGACAGAACGGGACTGGCTTGTGAAGGCCATGAGGGAGGAGTACTCAGAATAG